The Phycisphaeraceae bacterium genome segment GCCCGGATCGTCCGGCCTCCCGCGCCGCGCCCACCGGATCGGCGACCTCCGCGTGGTGATCGCCCTTCTCCCGCGCGATGAAGAACAGCGCCCCCGCCGCGATCAGGCCCGGCACGACCGTCCACAGGATCAACTCGCTGAATCCCAGCCCCAGGGCGATCGCGCCCGCCGCGATCAGCGGACCCACCACCGCGCCCAGCATGTCGCCGGCGCGCTCCAGCCCGTAGGCCCGACCGAAGTGCGTCGGCTCCACCGCGTCCGCCAGCAGGTAATCGCGCAATGGCGAGCGGAACCCCCGTCCGATCCACGCCGTCGTGCGCAGCGACACGATGGCGCCCAGGGCGCCCACCAGCCCGATCGCCGCCGTCGCCAGCGTGGTCACCAGGTATCCCAGCGAAGCCCACGGTTTCTTGCGCTTCACGTGATGGCCCAGGTAGCCGCCCCCGAGCTTGGAGATGCTCACGAAGAAGTCCGCGACGCCCTCGATCAGTCCCAGCCCTGCTGGTCCCAGCCCGACCGTCGCCAGGTAGAAGGGCAGCACCGCCGTCGCCATCTCATGACTGACGTCGGAGAAGAACGTGGCCAGCACGATGCCCAGCACGGTGCGCGTGATCCATCGCCGGGATGGAGCCGTCCCGCTCGCGGAGTCAGTTGCAGCCATGACCGCAAGGATACAGCGTCTGACCGGCGCATGACCACGCCGCCCGAACATGACGACGGCGAACCGCAAGTGCGTGTCGTCCGGGCGTCAGGCGCAAGGGCAAGGGCGACCCGAGGCCCCTTCCACGCTCCTGAAGGGTTCATCCGCGATGGGGCAATCCAGGTTCCGGGGCCAGTTTCTGACGTGCGTTCTTTTCTCTATCCCCCGACGTGCTTGCGCAGATCCTGCATGAAGCGCATGATCTGGCCCTGCTCGGAGGGGGTGGCGACGGACTCCACCTCGCGGCGCCAGAAGTCCATGATGCGAACCGCGTCGCGCTCGCTCCACTGGCTGGCGTCCGGACCGCGCTGGGCCTCGCGCTCGCGCCCACGGGCGGCGTCGCGCTTGACCATGGCGAGCCGATCCTCGTCGCTCATGGCGCGTTCCTCGCCTCGCTCCATGCGCTCGCCGAACTTCATCCACTCCACCAGCCATTGATCGAGGTACCGGGCGCGCTCCTCGGGCGGGATGCTGAAGTAGCCGCTGGCGCCCTCCTTCATGAAGTCGCGGGCCAGGATGCGCACGTTTTCGCGCAGCTGGTCCATCGTCTTGCCGGTCAGGCCCGCCATGAAGGCCGAGAGCACCGCCGACTCCGACTGCGTCAGCCCCTGAAAGCGCTTGACGAAGTTGCCGATCAGCTCCATCCGCTCCTGCACCGAGAGCCGGTTGAAGTCGGGCGAGACGAAGAACGACGCCACGTCGTCGACGGGCGTGTCGAAGATGCTGGGGGGCCGGCGCGTGCGCCCCTCGAAGAACCAGTACCCGGCGACAACCACGATGAGCAGCACCAGCGCGGCGATCGCCATGCGGCGAATCCGCGCACCGTGGTCGCGGAAGAAGCGGTCGATCTCGTATCGGTCGGGAAGTCGCATGGGTGTTCTGCGTGCCGCGAGAGTACGGAGTTCCGAGTCCGAGTTCCGAGCTTTGATGCCTGACGCCTCACCCCTCCGGAATCGTGAACGGCTCGCCCACGCGCTCGGTGCGCCCGTCAATGTACAGGCCGTTGCGCGGCAGTGCGGTGCCGATGGGGTGACGATCCTCGCTGTCCCACACGATGGGAATCGAGTTGGCGGCCTGCTTTTCGAAGTACTCCGTCACCTGCCGCGCCGCCGGGAAGGGATCGGGCGGCAGGAAGAGCATAAACGCCCCCGCCACGTAGAAGTAGCTGGCGCTGACCCGCCCGCGCACGTGCCGGTGGTCGGCGGGACAGACCCAGGTGTCGCTGGTGGGGTCGATGAAGTGCTTCAAGGCCCCGCACAGCCCGTCGGGCTCGCTGAAGGGGTCGCCGCTGGGCAGAGGGGCGACGCGCGGCAGGAGCCGGTTGTGATTCTGCCGGTACCCCTCGATGGCCACGCCGATCTGGCGCAGGTTGGCCAGGCACCCCGCCTCGTGGCTCTTGTCGCGCACCGTGTCCATGACGGGCAGCAGAATCCCCACCAGCAGGGCCAGGATGCCCATGACCACCAGCAACTCCACCAGCGTGAAGCCCGCGCCCGCATGGCGCGACCGCGGGTGGCGACGGCGAAACCGCCCGGCTTGCACCGCCCCGGATTGTCCCGCCTTCGGTCCCATTCGCACGTTCACGCGACTCCACCAGACGCCATGAGTTCCTGCCCGCCCCATTCTTCGGGCGACGCCCGATGGCCGTTTCACGCTTCCCGGACTGTTCCCGCGCCCCACCCGCACCGACGGAACGATTGGCGCGGAGTTGTCCACAATCCATCCTTTTTCACTTGCACATCGCACGATCACGATTCATCATGGACGCACCAACACCGGGACCACATCCCGGTCACGAGCGACGTCCGCGGCGTCGTTCACCTTGAAGCAACGGGGCGATTTTGACGAGTCGCCCCGATGCTTTTGGTGAGAGGGAGTGCTGGCCAGCCGGTCACCCCAGTCGGATGATCGGCGTCGGTGACGGGTGCGGTTCGCACGCGGCGCTCAGCTGGGGCGGTGCCGCTCCACCTGCTCCACCGCCAGCCGGTCGCATCGCTCGTTTTCGGGATGGTCGTTGTGCCCGCGCACCCAGTGACTGCGGATGGTGTGAACCTGACGCAGGTCGTCGAGCCGCCGCCACAGATCGAGATTCACCACCGGGTGCTTGCCGCGTTTCCAGCCCTTGTTCTTCCACCCGTCCATCCATTCGTTGAGCCCGTTGACGACGTACTGACTGTCCGAGTACAGGTCAACGATTGTGGGGCGTTTGAGCGCCGAAAGCCCCTCGATGACCGCGGTCAGCTCCATGCGATTGTTGGTGGTGCGGACCTCGCCGCCCGCGCGCTCGACTTCCTTGCCCGACTCGGGGTGTCGCAGGATGTACGCCCACCCGCCCGGCCCGGGGTTGCCCGAGCAGGCCCCGTCGGTGAACAGCTCCACGCGGGTCATCACGCCCGCTTCATGCTCCCCACGACCACCGGAACTCATTGAACACGCTCCTTGCACCGACCCGGTCTGACGCACGCCGACCGTTCCCGATTCATCTTCCGTATGACAACGCCGGGGAGAAACAGTATGCTGGCCTCAACTTCTTCGAGGGAGCCCCATGATCATCATCAAGATTATCTTTGCCATCATTCTGCCGCCCGTCGCCGCCGCGCTGCAGGTGGGCATCTCCACCCACTTCTGGATCAACCTGGCCCTCACCCTGCTGGGCGGCATCCCCGGCGTGATCCACGCCCTGTGGCTGATTGTGACTGACAAGCGCGCCTAACTTGCGTCTGCACGTCATCGACCAGCCAACCACGACCGAGAGCGGCATGAAGCCGCGGACGAACATTGAAGGCCGCCGATGCCCGGCTTCGGGTCTTTCACCCGGTATCGGTGATCAGCCGTGGTTCCGTTCACCGGCTGCTTCCTGAACCGGTACCATCAACCATGCGTACCGTCCGTCTGCTGCCGCTCGTCCTGATCCTGCTCGCCTCCTGCGCCGCCGCCCAGGGAGATCGTTATGTCATCACGCTCGACCCCGCCGCCCGCGTCGAACCCGCCACGGGTCGGCTGCTGCTCTTCTTTCTGACCGAAGGCAGCCCGGACTGGGGCGCGAGCCCCATCGACGGCCCGTTCTTCGACCGCCCCGAGCCGATCGCCGGGGTGGACGTGACCGACTGGAGGCCCGGTACATCCATCACCATCGACGGCGCCGCGATGGCGTTTCCGCACTCGATCGACCACCTGCACGGATCAATCCGCGTGCAGGCGATTCTCGACATCGACCGCACGGAGCGATCGTTCCAGCATGGTCCCGGCAACATGTTCAGCGATGTCATCTCCGCGCGTGTTGATCGCAGCAGGCCGGATGAGGTGAAACTGACGCTCTCGCACGTCGTGAAGCCGCGCGAGTTGCCCGCCGAGCAGGGGAATCTGAAGTGGGTGCAGGTCCGCAGCGAGCGGCTGAGCGCGTTCTACGGGCGTGATGTCTACCACCGCGCCGGGGTGGCGCTGCCCAGGGGCTGGTTCGACCCCGCGCAGCCGGAGAAGAAGTGGCCGGCGATCTACATCGTTCCGGGCTTCGGCGGGCGTGAGGAATCCGCCGCCAACTACGCCGAGATGCTGGCGACCGTCGAGCCGGAGTACGCCCCGCAGGCGGTGATCATCGTGCTCGACCCTGAGTCGCCGCTGGGGCATCATGGCTTCGTCGATAACGACAACCACGGA includes the following:
- a CDS encoding MFS transporter is translated as MAATDSASGTAPSRRWITRTVLGIVLATFFSDVSHEMATAVLPFYLATVGLGPAGLGLIEGVADFFVSISKLGGGYLGHHVKRKKPWASLGYLVTTLATAAIGLVGALGAIVSLRTTAWIGRGFRSPLRDYLLADAVEPTHFGRAYGLERAGDMLGAVVGPLIAAGAIALGLGFSELILWTVVPGLIAAGALFFIAREKGDHHAEVADPVGAAREAGRSGRWPGFPRAFWLFLIVVVLFGMGDFSRTFLIWIAARSMGADFSTGGVLSMAVLLYAGHNLVAALAAYPAGHVGDRRSKRGVLAAGYGLGVVVNLLLAVGSGSIAMVVVAIVLSGVYISIEETLEKAVAAELLPRHLRSLGFGILACGNAVGDMASSVYVGLLLQAGHDATAFLLAALFGAAGLTVMFIVRRRLS
- a CDS encoding type II secretion system protein, encoding MNVRMGPKAGQSGAVQAGRFRRRHPRSRHAGAGFTLVELLVVMGILALLVGILLPVMDTVRDKSHEAGCLANLRQIGVAIEGYRQNHNRLLPRVAPLPSGDPFSEPDGLCGALKHFIDPTSDTWVCPADHRHVRGRVSASYFYVAGAFMLFLPPDPFPAARQVTEYFEKQAANSIPIVWDSEDRHPIGTALPRNGLYIDGRTERVGEPFTIPEG
- the rnhA gene encoding ribonuclease HI, giving the protein MTRVELFTDGACSGNPGPGGWAYILRHPESGKEVERAGGEVRTTNNRMELTAVIEGLSALKRPTIVDLYSDSQYVVNGLNEWMDGWKNKGWKRGKHPVVNLDLWRRLDDLRQVHTIRSHWVRGHNDHPENERCDRLAVEQVERHRPS
- a CDS encoding YqaE/Pmp3 family membrane protein, whose protein sequence is MIIIKIIFAIILPPVAAALQVGISTHFWINLALTLLGGIPGVIHALWLIVTDKRA